Genomic segment of Drosophila simulans strain w501 chromosome 2R, Prin_Dsim_3.1, whole genome shotgun sequence:
ACTACACGCGAGGCTTAAGTGAGTTTCCTGTTCTCCACTGATGCAAccttaataataaacacatatttttaCAGTCAAAGAGAAGCTGACTGAGGATGCTGACTGCGAAATAGCCACCACTATGCTGAAGGTTTCCCTTAACTGCCCGTTGGGCAAGATGAAAATGCTGCTGCCTTGTCGAGCATCAACCTGCTCGCATCTGCAATGCTTCGATGCCAGTCTCTATCTGCAAATGAATGAGCGTAAGCCCACGTGGAACTGCCCTGTATGCGACAAGCCGGCCATTTATGACAACCTGGTCATAGATGGGTAAGAAATGTCAATTTATTTGGCATGTATTGGTAACTAATTAAACTCTGTTTTCCAGCTACTTCCAGGAGGTGTTGGGCTCGTCGCTTCTAAAGAGTGATGATACTGAGATTCAACTTCATCAGGATGGATCTTGGAGCACACCAGGACTACGGAGCGAGACGCAGATCCTTGATACGCCTTCAAAGCCCGCCCAAAAGGTTGAGGTTATATCGGATGACATAGGTAATCGCTCCACACGCaaacttttaaattgttttgccattaATCAAGTTTTTCGGCCATTATCAGAACTTATCTCGGACGACGCCAAGCCAGTAAAGAGGGATTTGTCCCCAGCACCGGACGAGCAGCCCACATCAACGTCAAACAGTGAAACTGTAAGTAGAGAGCTCCAATCTACAACCTACCAAACTGTTTTATTATATGACTGTATTCTGTCTGTGCAACAGGTTGACCTAACGTTAAGCGATTCAGACGACGACATGCCGCTGGCTAAGCGTCGTCCGCCCGCCAAGCAAGCCGTCGCCAGTTCCACGTCGAacggcagcggtggcggccAACGTGCCTACACCCCGGCACAGCAGCCCCAGCAATCCGGTACGTTGGATCCCTTTTTGCAATAAGCCAGTAACGAGAATTATATCTCTGTATAGCCAAGAAATCTTTATGTTTACAAATTGCTAATTGTAGACCCTAGGGTAAAGTAGTTATAAGAATCCATACACATCCCATTTACATACATCCACACTGACTCAACCACGCTTCAGCACCAATAACTCAGACAGAGGAATGAAATCCTAACAAATTCAAGGCATTTAGTTTTCGGTTCACTTTTTACGGCAAAGCTCTAGGACATTATTTAACGTAAAAGTATTATTTTGGTGCATCAATTGTcttaaataatagaaaattttaACTGCAATAATTCGAAAGAGTATGCACATTGTcccaaatgaaaattacatAGATATTACGTATGATTCTGACTTTTCATCATCACTTATTGTTATTCGAATATAATTAGGTCCCCGATTCCCACGATTTTAGTATGAGTTGACCCAGTTCAAATTAACCCAATTTTAAATGTAGTATGTACAAacatatgtttatgttttaaaatgcGACCAGAAGGGCTATTTATCATGCTATTTTGTGTTAGATCTACGAAGCCCAGCATCGAAAAGGTTTCCGTACATTTCATAAAATCCCCTAGCCAAAACTTGTATAGACTAAGTAGGCAACAAATTGACTCTTTCCGCTTTCGTTGCTTGTATTGTAGGTGGTAATGTTTTTAAGAAACCTCAGAAAGCGGAGGAGCTTTACAAGCGTGTTCATTTAGGAGTTTGGCTGCGCCCACGGTATGTTTTCCGTCGATCGATTGTGAAATGGTTCGGGTTTGGAACAAGAATCCCATACTTAATCAGAACATTCTTACAGAAAACCCAAGCCAGAGAGCTCAAGGCGCCCAAACGTCGGCTAAGCAAAGTTTATAGAgtatttttcggttttataCCACCATTTGTCCTAGTTCATTTTCAATGTATTTTGTGTTGTCACCGAATCTAAATTATTCCACGATATGTACTCTTATTTTAAGtgataattttaataaataatgccAGTTTGTTAGTGAAGGTTTTTGTTGAGAGCCTCTTTTCCGATTGTTGTTGTGTTAACCTAACCCCAAGGTTATATGATGATAATAACTAAACTAATTCAAGTAACTTGTGCATTTCTTTgtcttttttctttctctctctctctctttctcttcttCCCCTGATCTTTTTGTGTGACCCGTCCATGCTGCCGCCGATGCAACTCGTAGAATCCCCAGAACAGCAGGCCAGCCGCCAATCGCCAGAGAAGCAGCCAGTCTCagagcagcaactgcagcagcaacagcacgaGCAGCCAGCGGCGGCAGCCGTCCATGCCTCCCTcctggaatccctggctgctGCGGTCGCGGATCAAAAGCACTTCCAACTGTTGGATCTGGCTGcggttgcggctgctgcagctgccacgGCGTCCTCCGGCCAGAGCCAGAATGCCGGCCCGTAGGCAGGACCCCCCACATCCCACAAACGTTAATCGCACATCTCACGGCTCGCGGTCTCATCTCTCACTGTTATGGTCCCTATTTTGGCCCGtccagtttttgttttcggttcCACTTCCGGTGGCGCACGGCCACATATTACCTCAGAGGCTATTCTTCGGCGTTCGATTCGCCTTGCATCACCTCCATTATTCATACTCTCTCAATCGCGAGCCACCAACTGATGCTTGTAATTCTTGTGTTGCAGGACGCAGGCAGTACAGACAGGTTTTGTAGGAGAGGGTCCCCTGTTCCCGAGTGAATCCAAGTGCTCCCCCATCGGCCAGATTGTTGCTGCCCCTTTTTTCAGTTGGCTCACCCCAAAACGCTTTGCTTACGTCCCGTGTCTTTAATTCGTGTCGTCTCGAGTAGTTAGTTGTGTTACGCTTTGCCAGTGCTCTCAGCAACACACGCCACACCACACAGCCACAGCAACTGAAATATTCCTAGATattacaaacacacaaactAGCACCAGCATTAATTAGCAATTACTATAGGAAacgcaattaatttattttccattgaaGCGGTCAGCGCAATGGACACGAGAAGTACGAAACGAAAGGATGCACGCCAGGCGGCGGCCAGTCGCGgtaacaaaatttaaagtaGTTAAGTTATTTTAGTTAAGCTACGGATTCTGTACGGATTGGAGGCGGTGTTGTGTGGAGTTGGAGAGTGCTGCATGCCTCGCATTTAAGTTACGTTGCAAGACAGGGCGGAATGGCATATGGCATTAAAGGTCCATAATATTGAAAGCAATCGAAGGTGTTTTTAtcaatgcaaatcgattggaaaTAACGGATTATGTATGTTATGTATGTCGTCCAGCTAGATGACCTCCTTATATGACCTCCCTGGCCTTTGTTGGCGTATTTAAGCTCAAACCGTACCACTACGGATTTATATgttaagatttttaattgaacaaTGCTTTGACTATGACCACGCAAACCCCCCTAAATATCTGAACGAACAAATATGAAATCAATGTACAAGGAGATGTGTACTTTAACTATAcgattaaacaattttcaaccAAGACCTGTCGTTTTATTTACCCACGGGGGTCAAGCACTGTTTTAAGTTTATACTGATTTTTCATTCAGCATCCCGTTTCTAATTGAGCCCACCTGAAACCTTTTCTTTACTTGCAGAGGATAATGACGAAAACTGTATGGCTAAGGCCAAAGAGGATTCCGTAATTGATCTTCTAGATTCGCCATAAATCGCCGCCGCAGAGATCTTAAATGTAAGGTCCTAATCTTTAGGCGACCCAAAGAATTAGACTTGGCCTGTTAAGTTAACTTAATACGCCACAATTCGTTGACCTGTATTGTAGCACTCTAAGTATGTTATATTTTCCAGTAGTTTGTATACGTATATTAGCTAAGGATTGACTTAAATGAGAATAAATGGCTTAAGACAACACGAATTAGTTGGAATTGTTTTGTAGTTGCATTTTGAATTTCGCGCCAATCAGCTGTTTTGCACTTCTCGAACAGGTTGGCAGTCCCAGTACACCTTTTACTTTTGTTCACGGGCGTAGTTGCCATATTTTCAGAGGGGTTTAGTTACTTTTGTTTAGGAAAAaggcttttttttaattattactaAATGAATAAGTAACACAATggaacaaatcaaaaaaaatctttgaaatGAGATGTTAGAATTGTAAATTGCAACAGACCTATTCCCTGTTACTCTACGCCCATGCCGCTGGCTTCTTGTTCACCTTGATCGCCATTTGTTGTGTGAATTCTTCGGGAGAATGTCGAAGCCAACGCTGTACTACGCCCTTTTTAGTCCTCCCGCCAGGGCGTGCATCCTGGTAGCCAAACTGATTGGACTGGACCTGGAGCTCAAGTAAAAGAACCAAAAGAATAGTGCACTTTAGATTGCTAATGCAAGCTTCTTTTTGAATCCTTAGACCCGTTGACTTCGCCAAGAAGGAGCACCTGAGCGAGGAATTTGTCAAGGTTCGTTGGATTTGAAAATCTTTGATTTCGTTATGTAACGCTGGCTTCCTACAGCTGAACCCTCAGCACCAGATCCCGGTGTTTGTGGACAGCGATGGCGAGGTCTACGTGGACAGTCACGCCATCGTGTGCTTCCTGGTAGCCAAGTACGCCGGGAATGACCAACTCTATCCGCGGGATTTGAAAAGGAGAGCCCACATCGACCATCGCATGCACTACGAGAACGGAGTGCTCTTCCAGGTGGTAAAGGACATTGTGGCTCGGAACATTTACGGTGGCGAGGGAGAATATAACCCCCGATCGCTGACCCTCTGCCACAATGCGTACTCCGACTTGGAGCACTTTCTGGAGCAGGGAACTTTCGTGGTGGGCAACGAACTGAGCGTTGCCGACGTGTCCATCCACACCACTCTGGTGACCTTGGATCTGCTCATACCAGTGGACCGGGAGAAGTACCCGCAGACTAAGCAATGGATGGAACGCATGGATAAGTTGTTGCCCGACAACGAGGAGATCAACCTCAAGGGTGCACGGGCACTGCAGACCCGCATCCTGAGCTGCATGGCCGAGAACAAAGCGAAGGGCCAGTAGGTCCCTTCCTTAATAAGGCTCTCATGTATAGCCAACGTTTTGTGTTCCCTATGTGCGCAATTTAcgttgcaaaatatttaaaccgCCTGTTTATACTCAAATTAGGGTATGTAACAATATAGAGCCACGtcatttaattggaatttattttatatttattggtAATTTGTTAGGCTAATTGGCTTAAATTCATGCTACTCTAGATTCTCGTGTCTTTTGATTTGGAAGTCCAGTGTacaatatgtatgtaagtatgcGTAGTTAGCGAGAGTTCCGATTCATGCAATTGTTAAAACTTTTCACTAAACTGTTATTTACACAAACAAGCGCTTTAATTAGATTCTCTGCTGAAGTATAACTAACTCACTACTGCAGACACACAATGTTGGGTATTTAGGGGTTATTTTACTGTCATCGGTCTCCCATCCTTGATTTTGCCTATATCTCCTAGCTATTTACAACACAATCTATCAATCACACTTATTTTGGTATCATATTTGAAGCGGGTTATCTGACCAGCTCTATCCCTTCAATCGAATGTTGTCCAGTTGTTCATGCCCTTTCCGGTGGTGAGCTGCTGCGGCTTCTCCGTTCCGTTGGCGTTCAGGGTGAACTGGTCCAGGCCGTACTTGCGGAGCAGCTCGAAGTCGTCGTCGGGCTTGGCGGCAATGGTGTTGCGCTGGATCTGCGGCGGTGGGTGCATCGGCGGCGTCCGTCCCGTCACAGCTGCCACCGTGGCCATGTGCTTGGGCGCGAAATACGGGTACAGTGGATTGCTGACGCTGCTGGCCACCACACTGCTGTTGACGCCAGCGGGCAGTGTGCTGCACTTCTTGGCAAACGCCGTGCTGAGCGGCGGCAACGGACGAGCATTCTGATTGAGCGGATCGAAGTCCTCCAGGTCGAAGCTGGTGTTGTTGCTATCGTCCAGCGATATCAGATCATTCATGCTGTCCTccagtggctgctgctgctgcgggtaAGGGAGGGACAATCGTACGTACGGGTTGTTAGAAAGCTTTGGGCGTACATTCAAGACAAGCTACCTACTTCAAGCCGTCACAAGCATCTAAATGCGGTTGACCAAAACTACAAAGGATGCAGTCGATTAATGCCAAaaagttaaatgaaaaaatgaagTAATCAAAAAAAGAAGATATATACCACCAACGCATATATAATCAAACTGTTAGTGGATAAACTATACATGTCGTAGGATTGTTTTAAGGGAGTATTAGTAGTTGGATTCCCACCAATTGGTAGGTATGCTATGCTATATGTGATAGGTATGCTATGGAAAATAGATGATGGGTTTTTTCATGAAACAATGGTGAACGACCTTTACTAAACGGATTTCAGGAAGAGTGATTAGTAGAGATTAATGATTCTATTAACTTCAACTACAGCAGTGACATCTAAAATCAAATGGGGACATCTGATATGGACACATCAACTTGTAAATGACGTTAGTATAAATCGGGGAGAAACTACATGAGGGCCCTTGATGTGTGTTAGTGTGCTTTTGCCGGGGGACCACAACCAGGATGGGCTTAGATAACTAACGTCGCAGCTGGTGTACCTCTCTCTTGGCCCGCGGTGTCGGAATGGGCGGATCGGACACATTAAGGTGCGAGAACGTCGACGCCGCCGTCACAAACGATGCGCCCGAGGAGGATGAGGTCGCCGATGACGAGGATGCGTTCGACATGCGTACAGAGTCATTTCCGATGGGCTCGTCCTTCCAGCAGTTACGTTCCAGTTTGCTAATCTCCGCACTGACGGCTGCAGCCGTGGCCGCCACAATCGCATTCGAGCTGCCCTGCCTCCGGGGCGGAATAGGTGGGGATTGCACGTCCGGCGGACTATCAAAGCTGCTGGAATCGGCGGTGGGCAGGGGCTGACGCGGTCTGGTGGGCGTGGAAGTGTGCCTTGGCGGCTTCGCCTCCACGTGCGGATGCGCGGCATACGGATGATTGTAGTAGGAGGCGGGCGTAGACTGCGGAGGCGGTGGACGAGCTGGCGGTGCTGCTCCTCGCCTGTGCTCTGCGTTCGGCTTAAGCTGCGTGGGCCAATGGCAATGCCGGGATGGGGGTGGGTGCAAGTATCAGTGGAGTGTGATCGGTTAGGTATATCGGTGTGTGGGGTGTTTGTGGGCATGATGTGTGGGTAAGACGAACGATCGATCGATGGCGACATACAGTTGGACACAGACACGACACAGacaaggaaacaaaaacaagaagagCATGAGAACAACATAAATTCACAGCACATCGAGATGAGTGGTCGATTTAGCTTAGCGGCAAGCATGTGAACGGCTGCACCCAGGAGCTCCAGTTactggagctgctgcagccgAAGCTCGTACGCCCGCACCAGATTACTTACGCTGCGGTCCACTGCTGGCGTCTTGAAAAGCGGATGGTTCTGCAGTTCCTGCGACAGGTTCATCTCCGAAGATGAGCAGAGCGAGCTCGCCGAGCTAACAGCAGGAGACGCAGCGAGATGATGACCATAATGAGCACCAGCACTCGCACCGTACGCATGGCCGTTCGGCTGAATGTGGCTGCTCGAGCTAGACATGGCCAGCGGGACGGGACCGCGTCGCAGGAACTCCCGCGGCTCTCTGGCGCCGGATccaccgctgccgctgcttccCGTGACGGAGGCAATTCCATCAAGACGCTTGCTGGTCACTGGAGAACTGGGTGCCGAGTGGTGTGCAGCCCCAATGGCTTTGCCACCACGCACGTATCCTGCGCTGGTGCCGTCAGGACGATCCGAATGATTCGGGGAGCCAAGTCCAAAGTGGAAGTGCGTGCCACCAAACTGGTTTCCGTTCTCGCGCAGCTTTGTCTTAAATCCCTTGTAGGCGGTCTTCATGCCCCGCGAGCCCTCCTTTACCTGAGAAGATTGAAAAGCGGTTAGTTAGGCATCTTTTACAATCTGCAGAGATTCACAAAAGCGCACTGGAAACAACACGGATTCGGGCTTTAAACGGGGACTGGACCACTCACCGATTTGACGGCAGACTTTACAGCCGGATTAGTCTGCAATGGTTAGACAGACGCGTTTTTTGGATCAGAAAACGATTGGTCACAACCGCAGCGAGAGCAGAAAGCACAGAACAGTGTAGGATGAGCGATCCAAGCGGCATATGAAAGAGAGACACACAAGATACGGGCGAGATACGGCGTGAATGAGATGCGCAGAACAACCAATGGGTTATTTAAGCTACGACTAACTACACTTAATGGCTACGATGACAATGCTGATTCGGGTAATGGGAGCTGGGGATCACTGGGGCAATGGGGCTTGACACGTTGAGAGGTGGTGATTAAAATCTGCGACCAAAGAGTGCTCTTTTAAACAGCACTGCTGTGAAAGGTCATTACTCGCGGTGGATGTTagtaaatgaatgaattagTATAAAAGCCAGATTAGACTAAAAGATATTTGGTATTACTATACTAGAAAAGATTGTTCACTTTCTTAAGCATACGATTTTAAGAGTGATTTTAACAATAGGTGTTAGTATAGAAATTACAGTGCATGGGTCCATTACCAATTTGCCAAGGATATTGATCACTTTAGtgtgaataaatttaaaaaaatgtttcgctttttgtttgtttgccacagGTGTTGATAGAGAACACAACAAAAGaaggaaaattaaacaattagcTAACTAAAACAtgtaatttacaaattaaaagatATTAATTGAGAATGCATCAACAAACATTCAGACGTTTCCATCTTAGTTTATGGCAACATAAATAATTCGGTGCAGTTGCTTGTTAGGACGTTAAGTAATTGGTTTGCATAAGGATAAGAAATCATTTGAACTAACATTGCAAATAAGGTGTGTGGGAATGAACATTCTACTCGTTTATATATTGGTAATTGGATTTGGTGGATTTGTCATGGTGGGCAGTCTAAGTATTGTTCTTGGCAAACAATCGCGACAAACTGCGCTTTCCCAAGTACTGTGGAATAgattaaatcaaatcaaataaaagaacaTCATAAGGTGGACTGGTGGTAAGGTAACTTAAGAGTACAGTGGGTTAGCGGGTCAACGCAGAGAGGCGAAACGGAAATGCAAGCCCTGTTCCCAGGTCCCCTCCAAGCCAGGCAACTGAGGGGGATGATGGTGTAGGTGTAGGGCGGATTTGGCACCATGAGGGTTAGGCTAACAGCATTGGGCTATCGCTGATGTCCAGTGGACAGTCCTCGGCTCACCTTGTCCTTCAGGTTCTTCATGATGGCGTAGTTTCGCCCGCGCTTCTTCTTTTCCGCATAGCGCACCGTCTCCAGCTCAAACTCGTCCGAGAAGCCGAGTCCGCTGTTGAGCATCGTTAGGCGATCGTCAATGAACTGCGCAAAGATCTGCAGATCCATCATTTTGGCAAGAAAGGGGCGCAGGTGCGCCGGCCGAGATTCAATGAATTTTTGGGAATTAAAGGTCTTGCTGTTCTCGTGGTACTCCACAGCGTCCCGGTAGCCACCGATGAGCTGCACCAGTGCGTTTAGGAAGATCTTCGAGATGCGGTCGCCGATGTGGTCATGTGTGTGATTCAGATGCTTCTTCAGCTGTGACACAATCTCCGTCGGCAGATTGTGCACATCGTCGAATGGGCTTTCGAATATTTTCGTATCACAGTTCAGAATCACAACTTCGCCCAGCTCATCGCTGGTTACCTAGTCGAtttcaaaagaatttattatttgaaatcaTATTGTTAGCCTATGGAGCTTACGGTTTCGAGCACAGGTTCTGGCACACCAATCAGATATGGCATGGGCGCACCCAGGTAGTCTTTGAACTCCCACGGCAGCACGGGTATAAAGATGTGCTGCCAGACCATGGGATATAGGAATGCGTTGGCCGCCTGGATGCACGAGGATAGCCTGTCCAGGTGTCTCGAGGTGAAGATTATTCGACGCTCGGCCAGCATCGCAGCGAACACGGCGATCATCTCCTTGGGCTCCACAAAGTTGTAGTACAAATTCAAGTTGTGCTAAAGCGAAATATGTTCTTAGTTTCCGTTTAATTGGTTTACAAATTCGTAGGACTCACATTTTCCGGCATGCTGGGCAACTGAAACTGCAGTGGGCGCTCGAAGGTGAAGTGCTGTTCAAAGACAAGTGGATCAAGATCTCGTCCGGAACTATTGAAGGCTGATCCACTTACACTCTGGCCTGCGCTGTAATAGACCTTAAGGC
This window contains:
- the LOC6733665 gene encoding E3 SUMO-protein ligase PIAS4 isoform X2, producing the protein MVQMLRVVELQKILSFLNISFAGRKTDLQSRILSFLRTNLELLAPKVQEVYAQSVQEQNATLQYIDPTRMYSHIQLPPTVQPNPVGLVGSGQGVQVPGGQMNVVGGAPFLHTHSINSQLPIHPDVRLKKLAFYDVLGTLIKPSTLVPRNTQRVQEVPFYFTLTPQQATEIASNRDIRNSSKVEHAIQVQLRFCLVETSCDQEDCFPPNVNVKVNNKLCQLPNVIPTNRPNVEPKRPPRPVNVTSNVKLSPTVTNTITVQWCPDYTRSYCLAVYLVKKLTSTQLLQRMKTKGVKPADYTRGLIKEKLTEDADCEIATTMLKVSLNCPLGKMKMLLPCRASTCSHLQCFDASLYLQMNERKPTWNCPVCDKPAIYDNLVIDGYFQEVLGSSLLKSDDTEIQLHQDGSWSTPGLRSETQILDTPSKPAQKVEVISDDIELISDDAKPVKRDLSPAPDEQPTSTSNSETVDLTLSDSDDDMPLAKRRPPAKQAVASSTSNGSGGGQRAYTPAQQPQQSGGNVFKKPQKAEELYKRVHLGVWLRPRIPRTAGQPPIAREAASLRAATAAATARAASGGSRPCLPPGIPGCCGRGSKALPTVGSGCGCGCCSCHGVLRPEPECRPVGRTPHIPQTLIAHLTARGLISHCYGPYFGPSSFCFRFHFRWRTATYYLRGYSSAFDSPCITSIIHTLSIASHQLMLVILVLQDAGSTDRFCRRGSPVPE
- the LOC6733665 gene encoding E3 SUMO-protein ligase PIAS4 isoform X1, whose translation is MRKTRSQTARTQAENAATSSSPGHQSTSSAPIAVNPFDTSKYKECEQMVQMLRVVELQKILSFLNISFAGRKTDLQSRILSFLRTNLELLAPKVQEVYAQSVQEQNATLQYIDPTRMYSHIQLPPTVQPNPVGLVGSGQGVQVPGGQMNVVGGAPFLHTHSINSQLPIHPDVRLKKLAFYDVLGTLIKPSTLVPRNTQRVQEVPFYFTLTPQQATEIASNRDIRNSSKVEHAIQVQLRFCLVETSCDQEDCFPPNVNVKVNNKLCQLPNVIPTNRPNVEPKRPPRPVNVTSNVKLSPTVTNTITVQWCPDYTRSYCLAVYLVKKLTSTQLLQRMKTKGVKPADYTRGLIKEKLTEDADCEIATTMLKVSLNCPLGKMKMLLPCRASTCSHLQCFDASLYLQMNERKPTWNCPVCDKPAIYDNLVIDGYFQEVLGSSLLKSDDTEIQLHQDGSWSTPGLRSETQILDTPSKPAQKVEVISDDIELISDDAKPVKRDLSPAPDEQPTSTSNSETVDLTLSDSDDDMPLAKRRPPAKQAVASSTSNGSGGGQRAYTPAQQPQQSGGNVFKKPQKAEELYKRVHLGVWLRPRIPRTAGQPPIAREAASLRAATAAATARAASGGSRPCLPPGIPGCCGRGSKALPTVGSGCGCGCCSCHGVLRPEPECRPVGRTPHIPQTLIAHLTARGLISHCYGPYFGPSSFCFRFHFRWRTATYYLRGYSSAFDSPCITSIIHTLSIASHQLMLVILVLQDAGSTDRFCRRGSPVPE
- the LOC6733666 gene encoding glutathione S-transferase 1, coding for MSKPTLYYALFSPPARACILVAKLIGLDLELKPVDFAKKEHLSEEFVKLNPQHQIPVFVDSDGEVYVDSHAIVCFLVAKYAGNDQLYPRDLKRRAHIDHRMHYENGVLFQVVKDIVARNIYGGEGEYNPRSLTLCHNAYSDLEHFLEQGTFVVGNELSVADVSIHTTLVTLDLLIPVDREKYPQTKQWMERMDKLLPDNEEINLKGARALQTRILSCMAENKAKGQ